In Desulfovibrio inopinatus DSM 10711, the following proteins share a genomic window:
- a CDS encoding DUF2141 domain-containing protein yields the protein MRSVLGILLVVFGLFPGMVHANGCTLHATVTYPETGDIRVALVTQEEYRNGLPPRYAHICVPTKSGPSVIDVEFKEIPPGIYALQSFQDVNGNGTLDEGMFGPSEPWGFYRPSRPAMRAPHFDEISFEVKNNMRGLPIHLED from the coding sequence ATGAGGTCCGTATTGGGCATATTGCTGGTTGTTTTCGGGCTGTTTCCGGGGATGGTTCATGCGAATGGCTGTACGCTTCATGCGACAGTGACTTACCCGGAAACAGGCGATATCCGAGTGGCCCTTGTGACACAGGAAGAATACCGCAACGGCCTTCCGCCACGCTATGCTCACATATGTGTTCCGACAAAGTCGGGGCCGTCAGTGATTGATGTGGAATTCAAAGAGATTCCACCAGGAATTTACGCACTCCAAAGTTTTCAAGATGTGAATGGAAATGGAACTTTGGATGAAGGTATGTTCGGTCCTTCGGAACCATGGGGATTTTATCGCCCAAGTCGGCCTGCCATGCGAGCCCCGCATTTTGATGAAATATCTTTTGAAGTGAAGAACAATATGCGGGGCTTGCCAATTCATTTGGAAGATTGA
- a CDS encoding GAK system CofD-like protein, with product MQKIAITRTVTLPNKYALARYRKAPELGLHVLFFTGGTALKDLSREIIHYTHKSYHLITPFDSGGSSAVLRKAFHMPAVGDLRNRIMALADRTIQGNPEIYDLFAFRLPKDASQEENAERLHKMQQGRDSLVNVIPDPMRKIIRTHLRFFREAMPAHFNLAGASIGNLILTGGYLNYNRQIDPVLFLFSRLVEARGVVRPIVNKDLTLMSELEDGTVLAGQHLLTGKELGVISSPVKRMWISKSQTNIEPVSVEIRRKIKDIIAKADIICYPMGSLYSSILANLMPIGVGSSIAKNDCPKVYIPNTGNDPESLGLSVPDCVEKILGTLRESAGDPDIPADKLLNFVLLDEDLSHYSEPFKTSHIERLGVNVVQAPLVVAQSAPYLDSIAIIDHILSLA from the coding sequence ATGCAGAAAATCGCCATTACGCGCACCGTGACTCTTCCTAACAAATATGCTTTGGCCCGTTATAGAAAAGCGCCTGAACTTGGACTCCACGTTCTGTTTTTCACTGGAGGAACCGCGCTCAAGGATTTAAGTCGTGAAATCATTCATTATACGCATAAATCTTATCATCTTATCACTCCATTTGACTCGGGGGGCAGTTCCGCAGTGCTTCGGAAAGCTTTCCATATGCCGGCCGTAGGGGATCTTCGCAATCGCATTATGGCTCTTGCTGACCGAACCATTCAAGGCAATCCGGAAATCTACGATTTGTTTGCCTTTCGTTTGCCCAAGGATGCAAGCCAGGAAGAAAACGCGGAACGCTTGCACAAAATGCAGCAAGGGCGTGACTCACTGGTTAATGTCATTCCCGACCCTATGAGGAAGATTATTCGAACACATCTTCGTTTTTTTCGAGAGGCCATGCCTGCCCATTTTAATTTAGCAGGGGCGAGCATCGGTAACCTCATTCTTACGGGAGGGTATCTCAACTACAATCGACAAATTGATCCGGTGCTGTTTCTTTTTTCTCGACTTGTTGAGGCTCGTGGTGTCGTTCGGCCCATTGTGAATAAGGATTTGACGCTCATGTCGGAGCTTGAAGATGGTACCGTTTTGGCCGGCCAACATCTGCTTACCGGAAAGGAGCTTGGGGTCATTAGCTCGCCGGTTAAACGGATGTGGATATCGAAGAGCCAGACCAATATCGAGCCTGTCTCCGTGGAAATTCGGCGTAAAATCAAGGACATTATCGCAAAGGCCGATATTATTTGTTACCCCATGGGAAGCCTGTATTCGAGTATCTTAGCCAACCTTATGCCTATAGGAGTGGGATCTTCCATCGCCAAAAATGACTGTCCTAAGGTCTATATCCCGAATACAGGCAATGACCCGGAAAGCTTGGGGTTGAGCGTACCGGACTGTGTGGAGAAAATACTCGGAACGCTTCGCGAGAGCGCAGGTGATCCGGATATCCCTGCCGATAAACTATTGAATTTTGTTCTTCTTGATGAAGATCTGTCACACTACTCGGAGCCATTCAAAACAAGTCATATTGAACGCCTTGGAGTCAATGTTGTTCAAGCGCCTCTTGTAGTGGCACAGTCGGCACCGTATTTAGATTCCATTGCGATAATAGACCATATTTTGTCTCTTGCGTAA
- a CDS encoding PilZ domain-containing protein: protein MTSDTHPQDNIEPAREVDRYEASSLTFSPGARAIIEDLSGGSGKLHVEVVGAKQCHYILFHYPKSLSDKFALEDNAPVLVRSMCRNHHLCAFRTTVIKNLKAPVRLLILRYPEQFDALNMRRYDRIESVVRVEIFFQGNDYKGVIVNLSRGGCRIIVRSEPGVELPTLNKDNEVFLIFTLPGHDEELTVAGQCREVNLSGERLSVGIAFMFLPDKMAQIIDDFVLDLKSWLRL from the coding sequence ATGACTTCTGATACGCATCCACAGGATAATATTGAACCCGCGCGAGAGGTTGATCGTTATGAGGCATCCTCATTGACGTTTTCTCCTGGCGCGCGGGCGATTATTGAAGATTTGAGCGGTGGAAGCGGGAAGTTGCATGTGGAAGTTGTCGGAGCGAAGCAATGCCACTACATTTTGTTTCATTACCCGAAGTCACTTTCTGATAAATTTGCTCTGGAAGATAACGCACCTGTTTTGGTACGGTCCATGTGCCGTAATCATCACCTTTGCGCCTTTAGAACGACTGTTATCAAAAATCTGAAGGCGCCAGTGCGTTTATTGATTCTTCGCTATCCAGAGCAATTCGATGCGCTCAACATGCGTCGCTATGATCGCATTGAGAGCGTGGTGCGTGTGGAAATATTTTTCCAGGGAAATGATTACAAAGGCGTTATCGTCAATCTCTCTCGAGGAGGTTGCCGTATTATTGTGCGGTCAGAACCTGGAGTGGAATTGCCAACGCTGAACAAAGATAACGAAGTGTTTCTGATTTTCACTCTTCCAGGGCATGACGAAGAACTCACTGTCGCAGGGCAATGCCGTGAGGTGAATTTGAGCGGAGAACGGCTTTCTGTTGGTATTGCGTTTATGTTTCTTCCGGATAAAATGGCTCAGATTATTGATGATTTTGTTCTCGATCTTAAAAGTTGGCTCCGGCTGTAA
- a CDS encoding EAL and HDOD domain-containing protein, with product MKNELQSERRDYEPIYVAKQPIYDRCGGIFAYELLFRHAQSNTAHIKDPDQATAQVIADGFTMAINGMESGALAFINFPKGLLIRKDPLALPHSVCVVEILENVDPTPDVLSALSELKSAGYTLALDDYIGTAGFEPFLELADIIKVEILGMATRDLIRLSQRLKMYGCRLLAEKVEDQTAYDLVYALGYDYFQGYFFSRPQIIEGRKLTTTQTTRLRVMYELNKRDFEFKTMAEIISRDPALSLRLLRLINSAAFGLYKKVATIGQALPLLGMDLLRHWLMVVLLSEISVGPRSSDLAFRSVLRGRYLETLALAMKGSAQNEDTAFLLGLFSLLDALLNQPMESIVQTLALDEDIQAALCGEQCKAREWIDHVVALENDDFDQAKAFLVKNGLPVEQGAELHARAAAWTAGMLGHAVEKTQNVT from the coding sequence ATGAAAAACGAATTGCAAAGTGAAAGACGTGACTATGAACCCATTTATGTCGCCAAACAGCCCATCTATGATCGCTGTGGCGGCATATTTGCCTATGAATTGTTGTTTCGACATGCTCAGTCAAACACGGCTCACATTAAAGATCCCGACCAGGCGACAGCGCAGGTTATTGCGGATGGATTCACCATGGCGATCAATGGTATGGAATCCGGTGCTCTTGCGTTTATTAATTTCCCCAAAGGGCTTTTGATTCGAAAAGATCCTTTGGCGCTTCCGCATTCTGTGTGTGTTGTTGAAATTCTTGAGAATGTCGACCCGACTCCCGATGTTCTCTCCGCGTTGTCTGAGCTGAAATCCGCAGGCTATACGCTTGCATTGGACGATTATATCGGGACAGCAGGATTTGAACCCTTTCTGGAGTTAGCCGATATCATCAAAGTTGAAATCCTTGGGATGGCAACACGTGATCTCATTCGGCTGTCTCAACGTCTCAAGATGTATGGGTGCCGGTTGTTGGCGGAAAAGGTGGAAGATCAAACCGCTTATGATCTCGTCTATGCATTGGGATATGATTATTTTCAGGGGTATTTTTTTTCCCGTCCGCAAATCATCGAAGGCCGCAAACTGACGACGACACAGACAACCCGACTTCGGGTGATGTATGAACTCAACAAACGTGATTTTGAATTCAAGACCATGGCTGAAATTATCAGTCGTGATCCTGCCTTGTCGCTTCGTCTTTTACGATTGATCAATTCTGCGGCATTTGGTTTGTACAAGAAGGTTGCGACCATCGGTCAGGCCTTGCCCCTTTTGGGGATGGATTTGTTGCGCCACTGGCTTATGGTGGTGTTGCTCTCGGAAATCAGTGTTGGGCCTCGTTCGTCAGATCTTGCTTTTCGTTCAGTTCTTCGTGGGCGTTACCTTGAAACATTGGCTCTTGCCATGAAAGGTTCTGCACAAAACGAAGATACTGCGTTTTTACTTGGTTTATTTTCATTGCTTGATGCATTGCTCAATCAACCTATGGAAAGCATTGTGCAGACCCTTGCTTTAGATGAAGATATACAAGCCGCACTGTGTGGTGAGCAGTGCAAGGCGCGGGAATGGATCGATCATGTCGTTGCATTGGAAAATGATGATTTTGACCAGGCTAAGGCATTTCTTGTTAAGAATGGTCTGCCTGTGGAACAGGGGGCAGAGTTACACGCTCGAGCTGCAGCGTGGACAGCTGGTATGCTTGGACATGCCGTGGAAAAGACGCAAAACGTCACGTGA
- a CDS encoding proline dehydrogenase family protein, protein MNNSTLETAIKTRGRQFFDSIRGEAPSVFNKGFWTGKVMDWAMQNEDFKVQLFRFVDVLPYLNTSESLSRHIEEYFSGNDSGDIPAVLKWGAEKSGLLGSLATKVMGKAIRSNLEGMARSFIIGQNTKEAIKSLAKIRKQGFAFTVDLLGEATVGENEADAFRDSYLELLDALVAEQKKWPPLDSSGNLDWNTAPKLNVSVKPSALFSQAKPVDVEGSVEGILARLRPIYAKIIAMGGAMCIDMEALKYKEITIELFKRLRLDPEFRDYPYLSIVLQAYLRDTENDLNDLITWARDHDVTFGLRLVKGAYWDFETVQALQNGWPIPVWTRKPESDIAYERLARIIFENNDLIYFQCASHNVRTISTVMEIANELHVSDSRYEFQVLFGMAEPVRKGLLNVAGRVRLYCPYGDLLPGMAYLVRRLLENTANESFLRLSFADNTETDRLLENPQITLDRELAAEKQTSPARAGVTPFKNHNLIDFTIPEVRSAFTQAIAERRVSMGGTVPLFIDGKDVTTHDTLTSTNPAHLAECIGNVCQAGTAEIDRALEAAQRAFPAWRDLSAEDRANYIFKTADLARKRIYNLSATQILEVGKQWDQAYHDVGEAIDFLEYYGREMIRLGQPVRLGNAPGENNQLFYEAKGPAAIIAPWNFPLAIACGMASAAIVTGNPVLFKPAGTASVVGRDLADLFRDAGLPPGVFNFVPGRGSVIGDYLVEHPDIHIIAFTGSVEVGTRILERANIPKPDQTHVKSVITEMGGKNAIILDDDADLDEAVLHILYSAFAYQGQKCSACSRVIAVESIHDRFLERLVDATTSMKIGPAEDPAYAMGPVADAKQQELIKKYIEIARQEGRIIVERTVPENGCYVPLTVVADIKPEHRIAQEEIFGPVLAIMKARDFDDALAIANGTRFALTGGIFSRSPKHIEKAKREFHVGNLYINRNNTGAMVERQAFGGFKMSGTGPKTGGPNYLHAFLHERVVTENTVRRGFAPIAEDDEWIE, encoded by the coding sequence ATGAACAACAGCACGCTTGAAACCGCTATCAAGACACGTGGCCGGCAATTTTTCGACAGCATACGGGGGGAAGCTCCGTCTGTGTTCAACAAGGGATTCTGGACTGGCAAAGTCATGGACTGGGCCATGCAAAACGAAGATTTCAAAGTGCAACTCTTTCGCTTCGTCGATGTGCTCCCCTATCTCAATACAAGTGAATCCCTGAGTCGTCATATTGAAGAATACTTTTCAGGCAACGACTCAGGGGATATTCCCGCGGTCCTCAAATGGGGTGCTGAAAAATCCGGTCTGCTCGGCTCGTTAGCCACGAAAGTCATGGGAAAAGCAATCCGTTCCAACCTCGAAGGCATGGCACGCTCTTTCATCATCGGCCAAAACACCAAGGAAGCAATCAAATCACTGGCCAAAATCCGTAAACAAGGCTTTGCCTTTACAGTCGACTTACTTGGAGAAGCGACGGTCGGTGAAAATGAAGCCGACGCGTTCCGCGACAGCTACCTTGAACTCCTTGATGCGCTCGTTGCGGAACAGAAGAAATGGCCCCCCCTCGACAGCTCTGGCAATCTCGATTGGAACACGGCTCCTAAACTCAATGTTTCGGTCAAACCGTCAGCTCTCTTTTCTCAGGCCAAACCCGTTGATGTCGAAGGCTCCGTAGAGGGGATTCTTGCCCGGTTGCGCCCCATTTACGCAAAAATCATCGCTATGGGTGGAGCCATGTGCATCGACATGGAAGCCCTCAAGTACAAAGAAATAACCATCGAATTATTCAAACGATTACGCCTTGACCCGGAATTTCGCGACTATCCCTACCTCTCCATCGTCCTTCAGGCTTATCTGCGCGACACGGAAAACGATCTGAACGATCTCATCACCTGGGCCCGAGACCATGATGTCACCTTTGGATTACGACTCGTTAAAGGTGCTTACTGGGATTTCGAAACGGTCCAAGCCTTACAAAATGGCTGGCCCATTCCCGTATGGACACGCAAGCCCGAATCCGACATCGCCTACGAGCGGTTGGCACGCATCATTTTCGAAAACAACGATCTCATCTACTTTCAGTGTGCCTCCCATAACGTGCGGACCATCAGTACAGTCATGGAAATCGCCAACGAGCTGCATGTCTCCGACAGCCGATATGAATTCCAAGTTCTTTTCGGCATGGCCGAGCCAGTCCGAAAAGGCTTGCTCAACGTTGCCGGTCGAGTCCGACTCTATTGCCCATACGGAGATTTGCTCCCCGGTATGGCATACCTTGTTCGCCGACTGCTCGAAAATACGGCCAATGAATCCTTTCTGCGGCTATCGTTCGCCGACAATACCGAGACCGATCGCCTCCTGGAAAATCCTCAGATCACTCTTGATCGTGAACTTGCTGCTGAAAAACAGACATCCCCAGCACGTGCGGGAGTCACTCCGTTCAAAAATCACAACCTCATTGACTTCACCATTCCGGAAGTACGATCCGCTTTTACCCAAGCCATTGCTGAACGCCGTGTCTCCATGGGGGGGACGGTGCCGTTATTCATCGACGGTAAGGATGTCACTACGCACGATACGCTCACATCCACCAATCCGGCCCATCTTGCCGAATGTATCGGCAACGTTTGTCAGGCCGGGACTGCTGAAATTGATCGCGCTCTCGAAGCAGCGCAACGCGCCTTTCCGGCATGGCGTGATCTCTCGGCTGAAGACAGAGCAAATTATATATTCAAGACCGCCGACCTCGCTCGAAAACGCATCTACAACCTAAGCGCGACACAAATCTTGGAAGTCGGTAAACAGTGGGATCAAGCCTATCACGACGTTGGAGAAGCCATTGATTTTCTGGAATACTACGGACGGGAAATGATCCGACTCGGACAACCGGTGCGTCTCGGTAACGCTCCGGGAGAGAACAACCAGCTTTTCTACGAGGCAAAAGGTCCGGCTGCCATCATTGCACCGTGGAACTTTCCGCTAGCCATTGCATGTGGCATGGCATCGGCAGCCATAGTGACCGGCAATCCTGTTCTTTTCAAACCTGCCGGCACTGCCTCAGTCGTCGGGCGTGACTTGGCCGACCTGTTCCGTGACGCCGGCCTACCTCCTGGTGTGTTCAACTTTGTACCGGGCCGCGGCTCGGTCATTGGCGATTACCTTGTCGAGCATCCCGATATTCATATTATCGCCTTCACGGGATCGGTGGAAGTCGGCACACGAATTCTCGAACGGGCCAACATCCCCAAACCCGACCAAACCCACGTTAAAAGCGTCATTACGGAAATGGGCGGAAAAAATGCCATTATCCTTGACGATGATGCTGACCTTGATGAAGCGGTACTTCATATTCTGTACTCGGCATTTGCTTATCAGGGGCAAAAATGTTCGGCCTGTTCCCGTGTCATTGCCGTGGAGTCCATTCATGATCGTTTCCTTGAACGCCTCGTCGATGCCACCACATCCATGAAAATCGGTCCTGCCGAAGACCCTGCTTATGCTATGGGGCCGGTCGCCGATGCCAAGCAACAGGAACTCATCAAGAAATATATTGAAATCGCTCGACAGGAAGGTCGTATTATTGTGGAACGTACGGTCCCGGAAAATGGGTGCTATGTTCCGTTGACCGTTGTGGCAGACATCAAGCCGGAACATCGCATAGCTCAGGAAGAGATCTTCGGGCCGGTGTTGGCCATCATGAAAGCACGCGACTTCGACGATGCGTTGGCCATTGCCAATGGAACACGTTTTGCGCTGACTGGCGGTATATTCTCACGCAGCCCAAAACACATTGAAAAGGCCAAGCGAGAATTCCACGTGGGGAACCTGTATATCAATCGCAATAATACCGGCGCCATGGTTGAACGTCAGGCGTTCGGCGGATTCAAAATGTCGGGCACCGGGCCGAAAACCGGTGGTCCCAACTATCTTCATGCTTTTTTGCATGAACGCGTTGTCACGGAAAACACCGTACGGCGCGGATTTGCGCCGATTGCAGAAGACGACGAATGGATTGAATAA
- a CDS encoding Lrp/AsnC family transcriptional regulator: MIDEIDNEILNILQEDARTSNAEIARRIGMAPSATLERIRKLEKRELIQGYTTRLNAKNLGLTLTAFTLIHVNEPVGQVDTGKELAKFPEVMEVHYTAGAATYLIKVRVADTQALADLLQSIGRIENVRDTNSTIVLRTIKETSDLSLSSVPGFIDPS; the protein is encoded by the coding sequence ATAATCGACGAAATAGACAACGAAATACTGAATATTCTTCAGGAGGATGCCAGGACCAGCAACGCCGAAATCGCGCGTCGAATCGGCATGGCCCCCTCTGCGACCTTGGAACGGATACGCAAACTTGAAAAGCGCGAGCTTATTCAAGGGTATACAACTCGGCTAAATGCCAAAAACCTCGGGTTGACGCTGACCGCCTTTACATTGATTCATGTCAATGAACCCGTCGGGCAAGTCGACACTGGCAAAGAACTGGCAAAATTCCCCGAAGTGATGGAGGTACACTATACAGCCGGAGCCGCAACATATCTCATCAAAGTCCGTGTGGCTGACACACAGGCATTGGCAGATTTGCTTCAATCAATTGGCCGTATTGAAAATGTGCGCGACACCAATTCAACGATTGTTTTACGGACTATCAAAGAAACCTCGGATCTGTCCCTAAGCAGTGTACCGGGATTCATCGATCCGTCCTAA
- a CDS encoding superoxide dismutase, whose translation MNHSEESLGVSRRQFMGMAATAGVALTAFAAGLPRSVLAADAFTAPALPYAENALEPYISARTVSFHYGKHTMAYFKKTNAMLANSPKAGSSLEEVFKDAAKDAAAQNLFNNAAQAWNHVFYWQGMKPGGGGPATGDVAKMIKASFGNYDSFKKAFAEAGATQFGSGWAWLVLEGEELRVVKTPNAMNPMVAGAKPLLTMDVWEHAYYLDYQNRRGDYISAFLDHLVNWDFVNANLA comes from the coding sequence ATGAATCATAGTGAAGAATCATTGGGAGTAAGTCGGCGACAATTTATGGGCATGGCGGCAACAGCCGGGGTGGCGTTAACGGCGTTTGCTGCTGGGTTGCCGCGCTCGGTTCTGGCGGCCGATGCCTTTACGGCGCCGGCTCTTCCGTATGCGGAAAATGCTTTAGAACCCTACATTTCAGCGAGGACTGTCAGCTTTCATTACGGGAAGCACACGATGGCATACTTTAAGAAAACCAATGCGATGTTGGCGAATTCGCCTAAAGCCGGCAGTTCGCTTGAAGAGGTTTTCAAAGACGCTGCCAAGGATGCTGCCGCGCAAAATTTGTTTAACAACGCAGCGCAAGCCTGGAATCATGTCTTCTATTGGCAGGGAATGAAGCCGGGTGGTGGTGGTCCGGCAACGGGCGATGTTGCCAAAATGATCAAAGCTTCGTTTGGAAACTACGATTCGTTCAAAAAGGCGTTTGCCGAAGCCGGTGCTACTCAATTCGGAAGTGGCTGGGCCTGGCTTGTTTTGGAAGGGGAAGAATTACGTGTGGTGAAAACACCCAACGCCATGAACCCTATGGTCGCTGGTGCCAAGCCATTGTTGACGATGGACGTATGGGAACATGCTTATTACCTTGATTATCAGAATCGACGAGGTGACTACATCTCGGCCTTTCTTGACCATCTTGTGAATTGGGATTTTGTGAATGCCAATCTTGCATAG
- a CDS encoding PilZ domain-containing protein, producing MDLVTQQESSTVLVLTQSPDVYTERLAEVGLEPHFAGDLPELLEALGSGVLCNGLILDVQRVMQADRMSRDMLFSYADSVPIVRSKVERGTGHVVFIDSLDTLDRECHTTGYRSMVRVPVKFNALLSAENDPVMAQVKHVNILDVSIGGCFIYSMDNFDDVDFIHIKIMEIENKLPILCNIRWRQEWGRDNVLPGVGVKFVSIKVDQLDEIKEKYITPYESDFV from the coding sequence ATGGATCTCGTCACCCAGCAGGAATCATCGACAGTTTTGGTTTTGACACAAAGTCCAGACGTCTACACTGAGCGGCTTGCAGAAGTAGGGCTGGAGCCTCATTTTGCGGGTGATTTACCGGAATTGCTCGAAGCGTTGGGGAGCGGAGTTTTGTGCAATGGGCTTATTCTTGATGTGCAACGTGTCATGCAAGCTGATCGAATGAGCCGAGATATGCTTTTTTCGTATGCAGACAGCGTCCCTATTGTCCGTTCGAAGGTTGAGCGTGGGACTGGGCATGTTGTTTTTATCGATAGCCTTGATACGTTGGATCGTGAATGTCATACCACGGGCTACCGGTCCATGGTGCGTGTGCCTGTTAAGTTCAATGCGTTACTCTCCGCCGAAAACGATCCGGTTATGGCGCAGGTCAAGCACGTCAATATTCTCGACGTGTCAATCGGCGGATGTTTTATCTATTCTATGGATAATTTCGATGATGTCGATTTTATTCACATTAAAATTATGGAAATCGAAAATAAGTTGCCGATTTTATGTAATATTCGGTGGCGCCAAGAGTGGGGACGTGACAATGTTTTACCAGGTGTTGGCGTCAAATTTGTTTCGATCAAAGTCGACCAATTGGATGAGATAAAAGAAAAGTACATTACGCCGTATGAATCGGACTTCGTATAG
- a CDS encoding bifunctional glycosyltransferase family 2/GtrA family protein, translating into MKKSPAPFNRPVVFSIVIPCFNEEATLRECVEAVLRIADDMLNLDIIIVDDASKDASLTIAQTLEEEFEAVRVVSHAKNQGKGAALRTGFALARGEFVAVQDADLEYNPCELRGLLAPLVDGRADVVFGSRYRGMSAHRVLYFWHSLMNRTLTLLSNMFTDLDLTDMETCYKVFRTDIIQSITIEENRFGFEPEIVAKVAQQRLRIYEMAISYSGRTYAEGKKINWKDGLRALYCIFHYSAHCAPVILQFLIYLFIGGISAIFNILFFLGLVGSIGVGTSAGIAYILAAVVNYWLCVKLLFRKGVRWSTWGEFGMYALVVAGSGFVDVASTTTLASMGVSVAVAKAIACVIALVANFLGRKYLVFFEPPPPPWTPS; encoded by the coding sequence ATGAAGAAATCCCCTGCACCATTTAACCGTCCCGTCGTTTTTTCCATTGTCATTCCATGCTTCAATGAAGAAGCGACCCTGCGTGAATGCGTTGAAGCCGTTTTACGCATAGCAGATGACATGCTGAACCTTGATATTATCATCGTTGACGATGCATCTAAGGATGCATCGCTCACTATTGCGCAGACACTGGAAGAAGAATTTGAAGCCGTACGCGTGGTTTCCCATGCGAAGAACCAAGGGAAAGGGGCGGCTCTCCGTACAGGTTTTGCTCTGGCTCGCGGAGAATTTGTCGCTGTACAAGATGCAGATCTGGAATACAATCCGTGTGAATTGCGTGGTCTTCTTGCTCCTTTGGTGGACGGGCGGGCCGATGTTGTTTTCGGCTCCCGGTATCGGGGGATGAGCGCGCACCGGGTGCTCTACTTCTGGCATTCCCTCATGAACCGAACGCTGACCTTGCTATCCAACATGTTTACCGATCTCGATCTGACCGACATGGAAACATGTTACAAGGTTTTTCGAACCGACATCATCCAGTCCATCACCATCGAAGAAAATCGCTTCGGATTCGAGCCGGAGATTGTGGCCAAAGTAGCGCAGCAACGGCTTCGTATATACGAAATGGCTATTTCCTATTCCGGCCGCACCTATGCCGAAGGGAAAAAAATTAATTGGAAAGATGGACTGCGCGCCTTGTATTGCATTTTCCATTACAGCGCACACTGCGCCCCCGTGATACTGCAATTTTTAATCTACTTATTCATCGGTGGGATATCGGCCATCTTCAACATCTTATTTTTTCTTGGTCTCGTCGGTTCCATCGGTGTGGGAACATCAGCGGGGATTGCCTATATTCTCGCCGCAGTCGTAAATTACTGGCTCTGTGTCAAACTGCTCTTCCGCAAAGGCGTGCGATGGAGCACCTGGGGCGAATTCGGCATGTATGCGTTGGTTGTTGCAGGAAGTGGTTTCGTCGATGTGGCAAGCACGACGACACTCGCCTCCATGGGAGTGAGTGTTGCTGTTGCCAAAGCCATTGCATGTGTCATTGCGTTGGTCGCCAATTTCCTCGGCCGAAAATATCTCGTGTTCTTCGAGCCACCCCCACCTCCATGGACCCCGTCATAA
- a CDS encoding DMT family transporter, with amino-acid sequence MIVYIKLVATAFFWGGTFIAGRDLAPWFSPYTAAFFRFLVASVALVFVVRHREGRLPLVSGKQWFAVTLLGLSGIFTYNIFFFTGLQTVAAGRAAVIIALNPISIAVFSALFLGEPLTRNKIMGILLSVCGATAVISQGDLTSLVHGGISSGDLAIFGCVASWTTYSLIGKVSMKRLTPHGSVTWSCLLGTAMLLPVAVTQSGFFSSVAAAPMHVWFDIIYLGFFGTVLGFTWFYEGVKAIGASKAAVFINIVPVTALILGVLMLNERIGTSLVVGGILVLTGVYLTNRPTRSPSLSVGGVISSSGKRT; translated from the coding sequence ATGATTGTCTACATCAAATTGGTTGCCACTGCCTTTTTTTGGGGTGGAACGTTTATTGCCGGCCGCGACCTTGCTCCGTGGTTCAGTCCATATACCGCTGCTTTTTTTCGGTTTCTTGTCGCTTCAGTCGCACTTGTCTTCGTGGTGCGCCACAGGGAAGGACGGTTGCCTCTTGTGTCGGGTAAACAGTGGTTTGCGGTTACATTGCTTGGTCTATCGGGGATATTTACCTATAATATTTTCTTTTTTACCGGCTTACAGACCGTTGCAGCTGGAAGAGCGGCGGTGATTATTGCCCTGAATCCCATATCGATTGCCGTGTTTTCAGCGCTTTTTCTCGGAGAACCGCTGACACGGAATAAAATCATGGGAATCCTTCTGTCTGTATGCGGGGCTACTGCTGTTATCAGTCAGGGAGACCTCACTTCTCTTGTCCATGGTGGGATATCGTCCGGAGATTTGGCAATATTTGGCTGTGTGGCATCATGGACAACCTACTCTCTTATCGGAAAAGTGAGTATGAAACGGCTGACACCACACGGTTCGGTGACGTGGTCATGTCTGCTTGGGACGGCCATGTTGTTGCCGGTAGCAGTAACTCAATCCGGTTTCTTTTCATCGGTTGCTGCTGCACCGATGCACGTTTGGTTCGATATCATCTATCTCGGATTTTTCGGGACGGTACTTGGTTTTACGTGGTTTTATGAAGGGGTAAAAGCGATTGGCGCGTCCAAAGCTGCTGTCTTTATCAATATTGTGCCTGTCACCGCGTTGATTCTTGGCGTTCTCATGCTGAATGAGCGTATCGGTACCTCTCTTGTTGTGGGTGGTATATTGGTCTTGACCGGGGTATATCTGACGAATCGTCCAACCCGATCTCCATCACTTTCGGTTGGTGGAGTGATTTCATCATCGGGAAAACGCACATGA